A genomic segment from Parachlamydiales bacterium encodes:
- a CDS encoding transposase: MKPDQIPSFPILSGQLFDSLPESIRSYIRYLESTIQHQQVSIQQLEARVHELEARLSKDSSNSSKPPGSDGLKKKIKSLRGKSDKKPGAQQGHVGKGLAQVGTPDFIITHTPTNCHGCGLNLSQVDGACSEKRQVFDIPQPKIEVTEHQALEKKCPCCGELTRGAFPDHVRGPVQYGERVQALTAYFAHQHFIPVDRVCQIFEDVFGITISPGTCSNVDERLFRQLESFESSLKTYLLAARVLHFDEAGILPRFQGIGIHDHWFPYFAYQQITHGLCNAHHLRELTFTFINEQEKEDWAKRMKDLLIFAKNEVEGHLEQGALPQEVLLQIEETYGQIIAEGLEYHSLLPPLPKGKRGRQKQRDGKNLLDRLKDKRGCVLRFMYDFSVNFTNNLGEQDIRMVKLKQKISGCFRIFKGGQIFCRIRSYISTARKQGWDIWEALAEAVRGCPRLLAIHQENVFQTIAV; encoded by the coding sequence ATGAAACCAGATCAGATACCTTCTTTCCCAATTCTTTCCGGCCAGCTTTTTGATTCTCTACCTGAATCGATTCGTTCTTATATCCGTTATCTGGAATCAACCATCCAGCACCAGCAGGTTAGCATCCAGCAACTGGAGGCTCGTGTGCATGAGCTTGAAGCCCGTTTATCAAAAGACAGCTCTAATAGCAGTAAGCCTCCTGGGAGCGATGGTTTGAAGAAGAAAATAAAAAGCCTTCGGGGTAAATCTGATAAAAAACCAGGAGCTCAACAGGGACATGTTGGGAAAGGCTTGGCTCAGGTAGGCACCCCTGATTTCATCATTACCCATACCCCAACAAATTGTCATGGATGTGGGTTAAATCTTAGTCAGGTGGATGGTGCTTGCTCTGAAAAACGTCAAGTCTTTGATATTCCGCAACCCAAGATTGAAGTGACAGAACATCAAGCTCTGGAAAAAAAATGTCCTTGCTGTGGAGAACTAACTAGAGGGGCTTTTCCAGACCATGTTAGAGGACCTGTTCAATACGGAGAGCGTGTTCAGGCATTGACAGCGTACTTTGCCCATCAACATTTTATACCTGTTGACCGTGTATGCCAGATCTTTGAGGATGTTTTTGGTATTACCATTTCGCCAGGCACCTGTTCCAATGTTGACGAAAGGCTGTTTCGACAGCTCGAATCATTTGAAAGCAGTCTCAAAACATATTTGTTGGCAGCACGAGTTTTACATTTTGATGAAGCAGGTATTTTGCCTCGGTTTCAAGGAATCGGGATCCATGATCATTGGTTTCCATACTTCGCTTATCAGCAGATTACACATGGATTATGCAATGCCCATCATTTGCGTGAACTCACATTCACATTCATCAACGAACAAGAAAAAGAAGATTGGGCTAAGCGAATGAAGGATCTTCTCATTTTCGCAAAAAATGAAGTTGAGGGACACCTAGAGCAGGGAGCACTTCCTCAAGAGGTTTTGCTTCAAATAGAGGAGACATATGGTCAGATCATTGCTGAAGGATTGGAGTATCATTCGCTGCTGCCTCCGTTACCCAAGGGTAAACGTGGAAGACAAAAACAGCGAGATGGTAAGAATCTTTTGGACCGTCTTAAAGATAAACGTGGCTGTGTCCTTCGTTTTATGTATGATTTTTCAGTGAATTTTACAAATAATCTTGGGGAGCAGGATATCCGCATGGTAAAGCTCAAGCAAAAGATTTCAGGTTGTTTTCGAATATTCAAAGGTGGCCAGATTTTTTGTCGCATTCGTAGTTATATTTCTACTGCTCGCAAGCAGGGCTGGGATATTTGGGAGGCCTTGGCTGAGGCAGTTAGAGGTTGCCCAAGACTATTAGCTATTCATCAAGAAAACGTTTTCCAAACAATCGCTGTGTAA
- a CDS encoding class I SAM-dependent methyltransferase, whose product MLKYLKPHSNILEIGFGPGALALWLTELGHKVTCIEPAERPAEKAKNKGLTVHTVRFQDYSLVEKYDAIVAMTSLIHIPKIELKNQIERILAHIKPEGLFFCNSSDTPPSSGI is encoded by the coding sequence TTGCTAAAGTATTTAAAACCTCATAGTAATATCCTCGAAATAGGGTTTGGACCCGGAGCATTAGCTTTGTGGCTAACGGAGTTAGGGCATAAGGTTACCTGTATTGAACCTGCAGAACGACCAGCAGAAAAAGCAAAAAACAAGGGGCTTACTGTACATACGGTACGTTTTCAAGATTATAGCTTGGTGGAAAAATATGATGCTATCGTCGCTATGACATCTCTGATTCACATCCCAAAAATAGAATTGAAAAATCAAATAGAGCGTATTTTAGCCCATATAAAACCTGAAGGGTTATTTTTTTGTAACAGTTCAGATACCCCTCCTTCGTCGGGCATCTGA
- a CDS encoding translation initiation factor codes for MPFTIDGQWIPKKEPEKTSSKPVKVRLQKRGNSVVTVVLNLNKSSKELAEIAAQAKRKLGCGGAVKDGVIEVQGDKVELVVALLKELGIKAGA; via the coding sequence ATGCCTTTTACAATTGACGGACAATGGATCCCCAAAAAAGAACCTGAGAAAACCTCTTCAAAGCCCGTTAAAGTGCGCTTACAAAAAAGAGGAAATAGCGTGGTTACGGTAGTGCTTAACCTGAATAAATCCTCTAAGGAACTTGCAGAGATAGCTGCGCAGGCCAAAAGAAAACTAGGTTGCGGTGGAGCAGTCAAAGACGGAGTGATTGAAGTCCAGGGTGATAAGGTGGAACTTGTGGTCGCTTTGCTCAAGGAACTAGGGATCAAGGCGGGAGCATGA
- a CDS encoding GNAT family N-acetyltransferase codes for MKSMHDYTLETERFVMTLIHDSDAQDVFTVMNDRQTAEIISFLIWPVTMEQAESWCERSIRGFAEKKEFLFIARSKSDHRPVGCISLHGTNEPNIAEVGYMVTKDCQGQGCATEMLKAIIPFAFRLSRVSFLRATAAFENEVSSHILKKQGFVLIGKRDLPTAKDTILHCHLYEYAQSPVQE; via the coding sequence ATGAAGTCAATGCACGATTACACTTTAGAAACTGAACGCTTTGTAATGACACTAATACATGATAGCGATGCACAAGATGTCTTTACGGTGATGAACGATCGTCAAACGGCAGAAATTATCTCATTCCTAATCTGGCCTGTGACCATGGAACAAGCCGAGAGCTGGTGCGAACGATCGATTAGAGGCTTTGCAGAGAAAAAAGAATTTCTTTTCATAGCACGATCTAAAAGCGATCATCGCCCTGTGGGATGCATTTCTCTTCACGGAACGAATGAGCCGAATATTGCAGAAGTGGGTTATATGGTAACTAAGGATTGCCAAGGCCAAGGGTGCGCAACTGAGATGCTTAAAGCCATTATCCCTTTCGCCTTTCGACTGTCGAGAGTCTCTTTCCTGCGCGCAACAGCAGCTTTTGAAAATGAGGTCTCCTCGCATATATTGAAAAAGCAAGGCTTTGTCCTTATAGGTAAAAGAGACCTTCCTACTGCAAAAGATACAATCCTTCATTGTCATTTATACGAATATGCCCAATCACCTGTTCAAGAATAA